Proteins from a single region of Platichthys flesus chromosome 16, fPlaFle2.1, whole genome shotgun sequence:
- the dus1l gene encoding tRNA-dihydrouridine(16/17) synthase [NAD(P)(+)]-like yields MAKLQGFEFWSKTLKEARFVVAPMVDQSELAWRLLSRRHGAQLCYTPMLHAQVFVRDTNYRRDNLYSEVCEEDRPLITQFCANDPEVFIQAALLAQDHCDAIDLNLGCPQMIAKRGHYGVFLQDEWELLEKMIRLANEKLSVPITCKIRVFNEMEKTVSYAQMLEKAGCQLLTIHGRTKDQKGPMTGIASWEHIKAVRKAVNIPVFANGNIQHLSDVEHCIQETGVQGVMSAEGNLHNPALFEGNSPPVWEMAEEYLELVKRYPPCTLSYVRAHLFKLWHHTLQIHQDLREELAKVKNLESLADVSKKLRLRCQEEIAKGKDVEEKESSLPFPHWICQPYVRPVPKEPDANGNSQGSEVKKTVCQKRALEDSDGSADTLSKNKQKKKSRNPKKNFSPEQKPKYIKCEQCGNPKGNKCVFNLCRGCCKKKAYKEVADCPSHGLRFKTKAEKLKADENNGKDASETERSCSTPQTVPQPSTELQDQSQAHLPL; encoded by the exons ATGGCCAAACTCCAGGGCTTTGAGTTCTGGAGTAAGACCCTAAAAGAAGCACGCTTTGTGGTGGCACCCATGGTGGACCAGAGCGAGCTGGCCTGGCGCCTGCTGAGCCGCCGTCATGGTGCCCAGCTCTGCTACACCCCCATGCTGCACGCTCAGGTGTTTGTGCGTGACACCAACTACAGGCGAGATAATCTCTACAGTGAGGTTTGTGAGGAGGACAGACCTCTCATCACTCAG TTTTGCGCCAACGATCCAGAAGTGTTCATTCAGGCGGCTCTGCTGGCCCAGGACCATTGTGACGCCATCGACCTCAACCTAGGCTGTCCTCAGATGATAGCAAAGAGAG GGCACTATGGAGTCTTCTTGCAAGATGAATGGGAGCTGTTGGAGAAAATGA TCAGGTTAGCCAATGAAAAGCTCTCGGTGCCCATCACATGTAAGATCCGTGTGTTCAATGAGATGGAAAAGACTGTGTCCTACGCCCAGATGCTGGAGAAAGCTGGATGTCAG CTGCTCACAATACATGGCAGAACCAAAGACCAGAAAGGACCCATGACTGGTATCGCTAGCTGGGAGCACATCAAGGCAGTGCG GAAGGCAGTTAATATTCCAGTGTTTGCTAACGGAAACATTCAGCACCTGAGTGATGTGGAGCACTGCATTCAGGAGACGGGGGTTCAGGGTGTTATGAGCGCAG agGGGAACCTCCATAACCCTGCACTATTTGAGGGCAACAGCCCCCCTGTGTGGGAGATGGCTGAGGAGTATCTGGAGCTGGTAAAGCGGTATCCTCCCTGCACTCTGTCCTACGTACGAGCCCACCTCTTCAAGCTGTGGCACCACAC gctACAGATACACCAGGACCTGAGGGAGGAGTTGGCCAAGGTGAAGAACCTCGAAAGTTTAGCCGATGTCAGCAAAAAGTTGAGGCTGCGCTGTCAG GAGGAGATAGCCAAAGGAAAGGAtgtggaagagaaggagagcagcCTGCCCTTCCCCCACTGGATCTGCCAGCCATACGTTAGACCAGT GCCAAAGGAGCCAGATGCAAATGGTAACAGCCAGGGTTCAGAGGTGAAGAAGACAGTATGTCAGAAAAGGGCGCTGGAGGACTCTGATGGGTCCGCTGACACACTCTCCAAAAACAAGCAGAAAAAGAAATCCCGCAACCCCAAAAAGAACTTCAGTCCCGAGCAGAAAC CCAAGTACATCAAATGTGAACAGTGTGGTAACCCAAAG GGAAATAAGTGTGTCTTCAACCTGTGTCGAGGCTGCTGTAAGAAAAAGGCCTACAAGGAGGTGGCAGACTGTCCaa GTCATGGGCTGAGGTTCAAGACCAAGGCAGAGAAGCTGAAAGCTGACGAGAACAACGGGAAGGACGCCTCCGAGacggagagaagctgcagcacccCTCAGACTGTCCCACAGCCAAGTACTGAGCTGCAGGATCAGTCACAGGCTCATCTACCACTATGA